A single region of the Denticeps clupeoides chromosome 18, fDenClu1.1, whole genome shotgun sequence genome encodes:
- the LOC114768410 gene encoding histone H4, with translation MSGRGKGGKGLGKGGAKRHRKVLRDNIQGITKPAIRRLARRGGVKRISGLIYEETRGVLKVFLENVIRDAVTYTEHAKRKTVTAMDVVYALKRQGRTLYGFGG, from the coding sequence ATGTCTGGACGCGGAAAGGGAGGAAAGGGGCTCGGAAAAGGAGGCGCCAAGCGTCACCGTAAAGTTCTCCGCGACAACATCCAGGGAATCACCAAACCCGCCATCCGCCGCCTCGCTCGCCGCGGTGGAGTGAAGCGCATCTCCGGTCTGATCTACGAGGAGACCCGTGGTGTGTTGAAGGTGTTCCTGGAGAACGTGATCCGTGATGCCGTCACCTACACCGAGCACGCCAAGAGGAAGACCGTGACCGCCATGGACGTGGTTTACGCGCTGAAACGTCAGGGCCGAACTCTGTACGGCTTCGGCGGCTAA